In one Cyanobacteria bacterium GSL.Bin1 genomic region, the following are encoded:
- a CDS encoding succinate:quinone oxidoreductase, producing MSVVTSRKIPSLIKKYLMAITGLGMVIFVFGHLLGNLQIFLSPEEINEYAYFLHDILPGEILWALRIGLLLMVGVHIWMAVQLKLENNAARPIGYVNNQWIQASSASRYMTYSGAVVLIYIIFHLLHFTVQKVHPEFGQLTYSLGNHLTQDVYAMMIYGFSSEFWYVSLFYIISMGLLCWHLSHGATSLFQSLGLRNERTRYWLNRFALVYSIVVFIGFASIPAFVLVSETTNIQLVQAKTVLTQIKDWDGKGTITIDYKTATSGQ from the coding sequence TTTGTTTTTGGGCATCTGCTTGGCAACTTACAGATCTTTTTATCCCCTGAAGAAATTAACGAGTATGCCTATTTCCTCCATGACATTTTGCCAGGAGAAATTCTTTGGGCACTTCGCATCGGACTATTATTAATGGTGGGGGTTCATATTTGGATGGCGGTGCAGTTGAAACTAGAAAATAATGCAGCGCGTCCGATTGGTTATGTCAACAATCAATGGATACAAGCCAGCAGTGCATCTCGCTATATGACTTACAGTGGCGCAGTTGTACTGATCTATATTATTTTTCATCTCCTCCACTTCACCGTTCAGAAAGTCCACCCCGAATTTGGACAACTCACATATTCCCTTGGCAATCATCTGACTCAAGATGTGTATGCCATGATGATCTATGGCTTTTCCAGTGAATTTTGGTATGTATCGCTGTTTTATATCATTAGCATGGGGCTGTTATGTTGGCACTTATCTCATGGTGCAACCAGTCTATTTCAAAGTTTAGGCTTACGGAATGAGCGCACCCGCTACTGGTTAAATCGCTTCGCCTTGGTTTATAGCATTGTAGTTTTTATTGGCTTTGCGTCGATTCCTGCTTTCGTTTTGGTTTCTGAAACAACCAATATTCAGTTAGTGCAAGCAAAAACAGTTCTGACACAAATTAAAGATTGGGATGGCAAGGGAACAATTACCATTGATTACAAAACAGCGACCAGTGGCCAGTAA